A DNA window from Hordeum vulgare subsp. vulgare chromosome 1H, MorexV3_pseudomolecules_assembly, whole genome shotgun sequence contains the following coding sequences:
- the LOC123412451 gene encoding protein G1-like7, producing MEPGADAPRGEGASAPEESGPSSSSVAVEKAEEPQQQQAQPPEGGGQQVAVQEHLQAPEPLSQQAPVPAGLSRYESQKRRDWNTFLQYLRNHKPPLTLARCSGAHVIEFLKYLDQFGKTKVHADGCAYFGQPNPPAPCACPLRQAWGSLDALIGRLRAAYEESGGRPESNPFAARAVRIYLREVREGQAKARGIPYEKKKRKRGSTSAPAAPPPVVTASEAAATSGGGEDDEDEPSQSTEQQRTTPASPPTPPTRSSSAGATSTTAAAAATTTATTRGKEAAEGSA from the coding sequence ATGGAGCCGGGCGCCGACGCGCCTCGCGGCGAGGGAGCGAGCGCGCCAGAGGAGTCTGGACCGTCCTCATCCTCAGTCGCCGTGGAGAAAGCTGAAGAGCCACAGCAGCAACAAGCGCAGCCGCCGGAGGGAGGAGGCCAGCAGGTCGCAGTGCAGGAGCACCTGCAGGCGCCGGAGCCGCTGTCGCAGCAGGCGCCGGTGCCGGCGGGGCTGAGCCGGTACGAGTCGCAGAAGCGGCGCGACTGGAACACGTTCCTGCAGTACCTGCGCAACCACAAGCCGCCGCTGACGCTGGCGCGCTGCAGCGGCGCGCACGTCATCGAGTTCCTCAAGTACCTGGACCAGTTCGGCAAGACCAAGGTGCACGCCGATGGCTGCGCCTACTTCGGCCAGCCCAACCCGCCGGCTCCGTGCGCGTGCCCGCTCCGACAGGCATGGGGCAGCCTCGACGCGCTCATTGgccgcctgcgcgccgcctacgaGGAGTCCGGCGGCCGCCCTGAGTCCAACCCCTTCGCCGCGCGCGCCGTGCGAATCTACCTGCGCGAGGTGCGCGAGGGGCAGGCCAAGGCGCGTGGGATCCCCTACGAGAAGAAGAAGCGCAAGCGCGGCAGCACGTCCGCCCCCGCGGCGCCGCCTCCCGTTGTCACCGCCTCAGAGGCGGCAGCGACCTCCGGAGGCGgcgaggacgacgaggacgagcCGTCACAGTCAACAGAGCAACAGCGTACGACGCCAgcgtctcctcctactcctccaacTAGAAGTAGTAGCGCCGGCGCGACTAGCACCAccgcagcggcggcggcgaccaCGACGGCGACAACGAGAGGGAAGGAAGCGGCAGAAGGATCAGCGTGA